TAAGACAAACAGAGATGAATGAAAGTTCAAAAATATGCGTTTTTCGATGTTTTTCTGAACAATTAAATATATTGAATGTTAATCTTTAGCTTGATCTAATACTTTCGCTACCACTTTCAAATATTCAATTGCCAATCCATAGTGTCCTGTACTGGCATTAAACACTAAATCTTCACTTAATACACCACAAGGCATATCCTCGGGGATCTTACCGTCCTCATAAGCTTGATAATCTTCTCGCCAATCACCATCAAAATAATAGTGTTCTAAGGTTTTCATTTTTGGTAAGAAGGCTTGCCATTTTTCAAGAAATTGTTCTGTTTCGACTAAGAAACTCTCTGCTTCATTAAGAAGGTTTTCCATTTCTGAAATTTTATCTAAGCGTGATTGAGGTAACATAGGTTTCTCCAAACTAAGGTAAAAATAAACCGCACTTT
This is a stretch of genomic DNA from Haemophilus parainfluenzae. It encodes these proteins:
- a CDS encoding DUF4298 domain-containing protein — its product is MLPQSRLDKISEMENLLNEAESFLVETEQFLEKWQAFLPKMKTLEHYYFDGDWREDYQAYEDGKIPEDMPCGVLSEDLVFNASTGHYGLAIEYLKVVAKVLDQAKD